The Sphingosinicellaceae bacterium genome includes the window GACCGCGCGCCGATTTGCGGCCGCTACCGCGCCTACCGGGTCTGCGGCATGGGGCCGCCGTCCGCCGGCGGCGTCGCGGTGCTCCAGATCCTCCAGCAGCTCGAGCGCTTCGACCTCGCCAAGCTCGGCCCCGACAGCCCGCTCGCGTGGCACCTGATCGGCGAGAGCCAGCGCCTCGCCTACGCCGACGTCTACAAGTGGCAGGGTGACGCCGACTTCGTGAAGGTCCCCATCGCCGGGCTGACCGCGCCTGCCTACATCGCCGCGCGGTCGAAGCTGATCAGCGAGACCGCGACCATCCCCAAGGCCGAGGCCGGCATGCCCGCAGGCGCCCCGCCGCGCATCCCCGCCAACGACAACAACGTGCACGGCACCACCAACTTCGTCGCGGCGGACGCGCGCGGCGGCGTCGCGGTGTACACGGCGACCGTCGAGCGGCCGTTCGGGTCGGGGCTGGTCGCGGGCGGCTTCGTCCTCAACAATGAGCTGACCGACTTCAACTTCAACCCCGCCGACAAGGATGGGCTGACCGCCAACCGCGTCCAGCCCGGCAAGCGCCCGCGCTCCGCGATGTCCCCGACATTGGTCCTCGACAGCAAGGGCAACGTCGTCCTCGCCATCGGCGGGGCCGGCGGCATCACCATCATCGCGCAGGTGGTCAAGACGATCATCGCCGTCGTCGACTGGAAGATGCCGGTCCAGCAGGCTATCGCCGCGCCCCAGCTGATCGCCATCGGCGACCGCTTCGCCATCGAGAAGGGCAGCCGCCTCGAGGCCCTGCGCCCGGCCCTCGAAGCCCTCGGCCATACCGTCAGCGCCCCCAACAACCCGTTCCTCAAGCTCAACGGCGCGGAGCGCGTCCCCGGCGGCTGGAGCGGCGGCGCGGACGCCCGCACCGACGGCCAGGTCGTGGGGTACTGACGATGGCCCGCTCCCCCCGCCCCACGCCGCACGTCGCCCGCATCGACCGCTGGCCCAATTTGACGCGGATGTTCTTCGAGCAGGCCGCCCGCCTCGGCGACGCGCCGTTCCTGTGGCGCAAGACCGCCGGCACCTGGCAGTCGATCAGCTGGTGCGAGGCATCGGAGACCGTCGCCAGCCTGGCCGACGCCCTGATCGCCCTCGGCATCCAGCCCGGCGACCGCGTCGTGCTGGTCAGCGAGAACCGCCCCGAGTTCTGCATCGCCGACCTCGCGGTGATGGCGGCGGGCGGCGTCACCGTGCCGACCTACGTCACCAACACCGAGGCCGACCACCTCCACATTCTCGAGAACTCCGGCGCGCGGCTGGTCATCGTCTCGACGCAGAAGCTGGCGAGCGTGCTGATGCCCGCGGTCTACAACGCCCACGCCTGCACCACCGCGATCGGCATCGAGCCGCTGCGGGTCGGCCCCGACAACGACATCGCCCTCCACGACTGGAGCACGTTGCTCGCCGCCCACCCGCCCAGGGTCGCCGACGTCGCCGCCCGCCAGACCGCGACCCGCGACGACCTCGCGTGCCTGGTCTACACCAGCGGCACCGGCGGCGCCCCGCGCGGCGTCCGCCAGCACCACGGCGCCATCCTGCGCAACATTGCCGGCTCCACCGCGATCGTCGAGGAGGACTTCCCCGAAACCCCGGGCAGCGAGGTCTTCCTCAGCTTCCTGCCGCTCAGCCACGCCTACGAGCACACCGTCGGCCAGCACATGGTCATCGGCATGGGCGGCCAGATCTATTACGCCGAAGGCCTCGACAAGCTCGCCGCCAACATCGAGGAGGTCCGCCCGACGATCATGGTCGTCGTGCCGCGCCTGTTCGAGGTGCTCCGCGCCCGCATCGCCAAGGCCATCGAGAAGCAGGGCGGCGTCGCGGTCGTGCTGTTCAACCGCGCGCTCAAGCTTGGCCGCAAGCGCTACGAGAAGGGCCACCTGTCCCTCCTCGAGCGCCCCGTCGACGCGATGCTCGACCGCACCGTCCGCGCCAAGGTGCAGGCGCGCTTCGGCGGCCGCATGAAGGCGCTGGTCGCGGGCGGCGCGCCGCTCAACCCCGATGTCGGCATCTTCTTCGAGGCGCTCGGCCTGACCCTGCTGCAGGGCTATGGCCAGACCGAGGCCGGGCCGCTGATCAGCTGCAACCGCCCGTCCGCACGGATCAAGATGCACACCGTCGGGCCGCCGCTGAAGGGCGTCACCGTCCGCATCGCCGGCGACGGCGAGATCCTGGTTGCCGGCGAGATGGTCATGCACGGCTATTGGCAGAACCCGAAGGAATCGGCGAAAGTCCTCGTCGACGGCTGGCTCCACACCGGCGACGTCGGCCGCATCGACCCCGACGGGCACATCGTCATCACCGACCGCAAGAAGGACATCATCGTCCTCGACAAGGGCGACAACGTCTCGCCCCAGCGCGTCGAGGGCATGCTCACCCTGCAGCCCGAGATCGTCCAGGCGATGGTCCACGGCGACCA containing:
- the ggt gene encoding gamma-glutamyltransferase — protein: MIRLNSFAPLVAFALAACAAPATAPLNTPTAAKAPGVYTGLVSAAEGRAAEAGVAMLKQGGSAADAAIATMLALTVVEPQSSGIGGGGFLVYHDEAGHIVTLDGRETAPAVASPKQFLSPDGAPMPQSEAATGGRSVGVPGNVAIAAEAHRRWGKLPWAKLFEPAIALAAGYDVTPRMNRFIAYGRDGLVRQPAAAALYLTPAGTPRPAGDHIANPALAATLRTIAVEGPNAFYTGRIAASIVDAVSHAPTNPTAMTLADLAAYKAKDRAPICGRYRAYRVCGMGPPSAGGVAVLQILQQLERFDLAKLGPDSPLAWHLIGESQRLAYADVYKWQGDADFVKVPIAGLTAPAYIAARSKLISETATIPKAEAGMPAGAPPRIPANDNNVHGTTNFVAADARGGVAVYTATVERPFGSGLVAGGFVLNNELTDFNFNPADKDGLTANRVQPGKRPRSAMSPTLVLDSKGNVVLAIGGAGGITIIAQVVKTIIAVVDWKMPVQQAIAAPQLIAIGDRFAIEKGSRLEALRPALEALGHTVSAPNNPFLKLNGAERVPGGWSGGADARTDGQVVGY
- a CDS encoding long-chain fatty acid--CoA ligase, yielding MARSPRPTPHVARIDRWPNLTRMFFEQAARLGDAPFLWRKTAGTWQSISWCEASETVASLADALIALGIQPGDRVVLVSENRPEFCIADLAVMAAGGVTVPTYVTNTEADHLHILENSGARLVIVSTQKLASVLMPAVYNAHACTTAIGIEPLRVGPDNDIALHDWSTLLAAHPPRVADVAARQTATRDDLACLVYTSGTGGAPRGVRQHHGAILRNIAGSTAIVEEDFPETPGSEVFLSFLPLSHAYEHTVGQHMVIGMGGQIYYAEGLDKLAANIEEVRPTIMVVVPRLFEVLRARIAKAIEKQGGVAVVLFNRALKLGRKRYEKGHLSLLERPVDAMLDRTVRAKVQARFGGRMKALVAGGAPLNPDVGIFFEALGLTLLQGYGQTEAGPLISCNRPSARIKMHTVGPPLKGVTVRIAGDGEILVAGEMVMHGYWQNPKESAKVLVDGWLHTGDVGRIDPDGHIVITDRKKDIIVLDKGDNVSPQRVEGMLTLQPEIVQAMVHGDQRPYLVGVVVPDPEWALNWARAEGMTTDLGKLSREPEFHRALMAAVDRVNARLAVTEKVRRIVVADGPFTVDNEQMTPSLKIRRHVLKGVYGERLDRLYGG